Proteins from one Bos taurus isolate L1 Dominette 01449 registration number 42190680 breed Hereford chromosome 7, ARS-UCD2.0, whole genome shotgun sequence genomic window:
- the OR1I4 gene encoding olfactory receptor family 1 subfamily I member 4, producing MEQENKTAVSEFLLLGLSEKPEHQIFLFGLFLPMYLVTIFGNLLIILAIITDSHLHTPMYFFLCNLSFIDIFLSSTTIPKMLVNLWTQSKAIPFAGCLAQMYAFHLFGTMDSFLLAVMAIDRFMAIVHPLHYLAIMSPRVCGLLVVGSWLTTNLQSTVHTSLMAQLTFCAASVLPHFFCDLMPLLKLFCSDTHTNELVIFAFGIIMGISPLTCILLSYICIFWVVFKIPSAQGKWKAFSTCGSHLTVVNLFYGTIFAVYLQPASPTSLKKDKVAALMCGMVIPMLNPFIYSLRNKNMKAALRKLVSKVVPSQS from the coding sequence ATGgagcaagaaaacaaaacagcagtCTCAGAATTCCTCCTCCTGGGACTCTCAGAAAAGCCAGAGCATCAGATCTTCCTCTTTGGGCTCTTCCTGCCCATGTACCTGGTCACCATCTTTGGaaacctgctcatcatcctggccATCATCACAGACTCACACCTCCACAcgcccatgtacttcttcctctgtaACCTGTCCTTCATCGACATCTTCTTGTCTTCCACCACCATCCCCAAGATGCTGGTGAACCTCTGGACTCAGAGCAAAGCCATCCCCTTTGCAGGCTGTCTTGCCCAGATGTATGCCTTCCACCTGTTTGGGACCATGGACAGCTTCCTCCTGGCTGTGATGGCCATTGATCGGTTCATGGCCATTGTCCACCCTCTGCACTACTTGGCCATCATGAGTCCCCGTGTGTGTGGGCTGCTAGTGGTGGGGTCGTGGCTGACCACCAACCTCCAGTCCACTGTCCACACCAGCCTCATGGCTCAGTTGACCTTCTGTGCTGCCTCTGTGCTCCCCCACTTCTTCTGTGACCTCATGCCCCTGCTGAAGCTCTTCtgctcagacacacacaccaacGAGTTGGTGATCTTTGCTTTTGGCATCATCATGGGCATCAGCCCTCTCACATGCATCCTCCTCTCTTATATCTGCATTTTCTGGGTGGTCTTCAAGATCCCTTCTGCTCAGGGCAAATGGAAAGCCTTCTCCACTTGCGGCTCACACCTCACCGTGGTGAATCTATTCTATGGCACCATCTTTGCCGTGTACCTGCAGCCAGCATCTCCCACCTCCTTGAAGAAGGACAAGGTGGCTGCCTTGATGTGTGGGATGGtcatccccatgctgaacccctttaTCTACAGCCTAAGGAACAAGAACATGAAGGCAGCTCTGAGGAAACTAGTCAGCAAAGTAGTCCCATCTCAGTCTTAG
- the OR1I1 gene encoding olfactory receptor family 1 subfamily I member 1: MEPENQTAVSKFLLLGLSEKPEHQIFLFGLFLPMYLVTIFGNLLIILAIITDSHLHTPMYFFLCNLSLVDIFFSSTTVPKMLVNLWTQSKAIPFAGCLAQMYAFHLFGTMDSFLLAVMAIDRFMAIVHPLHYLAIMSPRVCGLLVVGSWLITNLQSIVHTSLMAQLTFCAASEIPHFFCDLMPLLKLSCSDTHTNELVIFAFGIIMGISPLTCILLSYICIFCAVFKIPSAQGKWKAFSTCGSHLTMVTLFYGTIFAVYLQPASPTSLKKDKVAALMCGVVIPMLNPFIYSLRNKNMKAALRKLFSKAATSQS; the protein is encoded by the coding sequence ATGGAACCAGAAAACCAAACAGCAGTCTCAAAATTCCTCCTCCTGGGACTCTCAGAAAAGCCAGAGCATCAGATCTTCCTCTTTGGGCTCTTCCTGCCCATGTACCTGGTCACCATCTTTGGaaacctgctcatcatcctggccATCATCACAGACTCACACCTCCACAcgcccatgtacttcttcctctgtaACCTGTCCCTGGTGGACATCTTCTTCTCTTCCACCACCGTCCCCAAGATGCTGGTGAACCTCTGGACACAGAGCAAAGCCATCCCCTTTGCAGGCTGCCTTGCCCAGATGTATGCCTTCCACCTGTTTGGGACCATGGACAGCTTCCTCCTGGCTGTGATGGCCATTGATCGGTTCATGGCCATTGTCCACCCTCTGCACTACTTGGCCATCATGAGTCCCCGTGTGTGTGGGCTGCTAGTGGTGGGGTCGTGGCTGATCACCAACCTCCAGTCCATTGTCCACACCAGCCTCATGGCTCAGTTGACCTTCTGTGCTGCCTCTGAAATCCCCCACTTCTTCTGTGACCTCATGCCCCTGCTGAAGCTCTCCtgctcagacacacacaccaatGAGCTGGTGATCTTTGCTTTCGGCATCATTATGGGCATCAGCCCTCTCACATGTATCCTCCTCTCTTATATCTGCATTTTCTGTGCAGTCTTCAAGATCCCTTCTGCTCAGGGCAAATGGAAAGCCTTCTCCACTTGCGGCTCACACCTCACCATGGTGACTCTATTCTATGGCACCATCTTTGCCGTGTACCTGCAGCCAGCATCTCCCACCTCCTTGAAGAAGGACAAGGTGGCTGCCTTGATGTGTGGGGTGGtcatccccatgctgaacccctttaTCTACAGCCTAAGGAACAAGAACATGAAGGCAGCCCTGAGGAAACTATTCAGCAAAGCAGCTACCTCTCAGTCCTAG